The following are from one region of the Chitinophagales bacterium genome:
- the hppA1 gene encoding putative K(+)-stimulated pyrophosphate-energized sodium pump produces MDANTIVFLIPLLGVMGLIYTFWKSAWVARQDAGTEKMKKIAGHIAEGAMAFLRAEYRILAIFVVCVAILLGLSGTQKGSSPLIAVSFILGALCSALAGFIGMRVATKANVRTTNAARTGLGPALEIAFAGGSVMGLGVVGLGVLGLGALFLVYSQFLAWEIERVITVITGFSFGASSIALFARVGGGIYTKAADVGADLVGKVEAGIPEDHPLNPATIADNVGDNVGDVAGMGADLFESYVGSIIGTMVLGAVFVSLPEYSEYFNGLGAVLLPLVLAGVGIITSIAGTFFVKVKEGGSPQKALNTGEFGSSIVMVILSYFIIKWMLPEQWTYIDTLFGNKETTLTSNGIFFATLFGLVAGLLIGMITEYFTGTGTRPVLSIVRQSLTGTATNIIAGISVGMISTALPILIIAIAIIGAFHFGHLYGIAIAAVGMLSNTGIQLAVDAYGPISDNAGGIAEMSELPKEVRKRTDKLDAVGNTTAAIGKGFAIGSAALTALALFGAYMTAAHIKSIDISQAHVMAGLFIGAMLPFLFSALAMQAVGRAAMSMIQEVRRQFTTIPALKAALEVMKKNEGKDFEAWSAQDKAIFEAADGKAEYGRCVEISTTAAIREMIVPGLLAVAVPVAVGFGPKLFGSTAGPEMLGGLLAGVTVSGVLMAIFQSNAGGAWDNAKKMFEEGVEIEGKTYYKGSEPHKAAVVGDTVGDPFKDTSGPSLNILLKLMSVVALVIATLI; encoded by the coding sequence ATGGATGCAAATACTATCGTATTTCTTATTCCCCTTCTGGGTGTTATGGGGCTTATCTATACCTTCTGGAAGTCAGCCTGGGTAGCCAGGCAGGATGCCGGAACGGAAAAGATGAAAAAAATTGCAGGCCACATTGCCGAAGGAGCTATGGCTTTTTTGCGGGCAGAATATCGCATTCTGGCCATATTTGTTGTCTGTGTGGCAATATTGCTTGGCCTGAGCGGCACCCAGAAAGGGTCTTCGCCTCTTATAGCTGTTTCCTTTATATTAGGCGCTTTATGTTCAGCCCTTGCCGGCTTTATCGGTATGCGGGTAGCTACCAAAGCCAATGTGCGCACCACAAATGCCGCCCGCACGGGCTTGGGTCCGGCTCTGGAAATTGCTTTTGCGGGAGGGTCAGTGATGGGTTTAGGGGTGGTGGGCCTGGGTGTACTTGGCCTGGGTGCCTTGTTTCTGGTGTACTCTCAGTTTCTTGCATGGGAAATTGAAAGAGTAATTACCGTAATTACAGGATTTTCCTTTGGAGCCTCTTCTATTGCGCTCTTTGCCAGGGTAGGAGGAGGCATTTATACCAAAGCCGCTGACGTAGGTGCTGACCTTGTGGGAAAAGTGGAAGCGGGCATCCCTGAAGATCATCCGTTAAATCCGGCAACCATTGCCGACAATGTGGGTGACAATGTTGGCGATGTTGCTGGCATGGGAGCCGACCTCTTTGAGTCTTACGTGGGCTCCATCATTGGCACCATGGTGCTGGGTGCCGTCTTTGTCTCCTTACCGGAATATTCCGAATATTTCAACGGCCTTGGAGCTGTGCTGTTGCCCCTGGTGCTTGCCGGGGTAGGTATTATTACTTCCATTGCCGGTACCTTTTTCGTAAAGGTGAAAGAAGGAGGAAGCCCTCAGAAAGCTTTAAATACCGGTGAATTCGGCTCTTCCATCGTGATGGTGATTCTTTCCTATTTTATCATCAAGTGGATGCTCCCCGAACAATGGACCTACATAGATACCCTATTCGGTAATAAAGAAACAACTCTCACATCCAACGGTATTTTCTTTGCCACACTGTTCGGACTGGTAGCAGGCCTGCTCATCGGCATGATTACCGAATACTTCACCGGAACAGGCACGCGCCCGGTTTTGTCTATCGTAAGACAATCCCTTACCGGAACGGCCACCAACATTATTGCCGGTATCAGTGTGGGCATGATTTCCACAGCGCTCCCTATCCTGATTATTGCTATAGCCATCATAGGCGCCTTTCACTTCGGCCATTTGTATGGAATCGCTATTGCAGCTGTGGGAATGCTATCCAATACAGGTATTCAGCTTGCGGTAGACGCCTATGGCCCGATTTCAGATAATGCCGGAGGAATAGCAGAAATGTCTGAGCTGCCTAAGGAAGTACGAAAGCGCACCGACAAGCTGGATGCTGTCGGTAACACCACCGCAGCTATCGGAAAAGGATTTGCCATTGGCTCAGCTGCCCTTACCGCGCTGGCCCTCTTTGGCGCCTACATGACGGCAGCGCATATCAAAAGCATTGACATATCGCAGGCGCATGTCATGGCTGGTCTCTTTATAGGAGCTATGCTGCCTTTCCTGTTTTCTGCTCTTGCCATGCAGGCCGTGGGGCGCGCTGCCATGTCCATGATTCAGGAAGTACGCAGGCAGTTTACCACAATTCCTGCGCTGAAGGCTGCACTGGAGGTCATGAAGAAAAATGAGGGAAAAGATTTTGAGGCATGGAGTGCACAGGATAAGGCTATTTTTGAAGCTGCAGACGGAAAAGCAGAATATGGCCGCTGTGTAGAGATATCTACAACGGCAGCTATCCGCGAGATGATCGTACCTGGCTTACTGGCTGTGGCTGTGCCGGTAGCGGTAGGCTTTGGCCCCAAGCTCTTTGGCAGCACCGCAGGTCCCGAAATGCTGGGAGGCCTGCTGGCCGGGGTAACTGTGTCCGGAGTGCTGATGGCTATTTTTCAGTCTAATGCCGGTGGAGCGTGGGATAATGCCAAAAAAATGTTTGAAGAAGGTGTGGAGATTGAAGGGAAAACCTACTACAAAGGGTCTGAACCCCATAAGGCTGCAGTAGTAGGCGATACCGTGGGAGATCCTTTTAAAGATACCTCCGGTCCTTCGCTGAACATTCTGCTGAAGCTAATGTCTGTAGTTGCCCTGGTTATTGCCACTCTCATTTAA